In a genomic window of Arachnia rubra:
- the dltB gene encoding D-alanyl-lipoteichoic acid biosynthesis protein DltB, producing MIASFGELTFFVVLAALALPAVVLGLTGRNLKYYGLFATIAVLGLTLAGSLKQLVLFGAFLVGETVLMKLHLWFITRYGNTNVWERRAAVLLALLPLVLVKVAGLFHFPSLGFLGASYLTFRAVQVIVEISDKLVKTQSVLDYLYFVAFFPTVSSGPIDRSRRFLQDAQRRFTPGEYLAILGRGLWLMVLGAFYKFALATLIAGWMRDLPDSRWGTVRYMYYYGFNLFFDFAGYSLMAVGASYLFGIRTPQNFRLPFLSESIKDFWNRWHITLSFWLRDYVYTRLLMAFMRRKVFKDKVRASHVALLVNMTLMGIWHGSEWYYIVYGVYHGVLLVLNDIYERKSGFYKRHHKATWYRLLGIVVTFHLAMFGFLLFSGHLAR from the coding sequence GTGATCGCCAGCTTCGGGGAGCTCACCTTCTTCGTGGTGCTGGCGGCGCTGGCGCTGCCAGCCGTCGTCCTCGGCCTGACGGGACGCAACCTGAAGTACTACGGGCTGTTCGCGACCATCGCGGTGCTGGGCCTGACCCTGGCGGGCAGCTTGAAGCAGCTGGTCCTGTTCGGGGCGTTCCTGGTGGGCGAGACCGTCCTGATGAAGCTGCACCTGTGGTTCATCACGAGATACGGCAACACCAACGTCTGGGAGCGGCGCGCCGCCGTGCTGCTGGCCCTGCTGCCGCTGGTGCTGGTGAAGGTCGCAGGGCTGTTCCACTTTCCAAGCTTGGGTTTCCTCGGCGCCTCTTACCTGACCTTCCGCGCGGTCCAGGTGATCGTCGAGATCTCCGACAAGCTGGTCAAGACCCAGTCGGTGCTCGACTACCTGTACTTTGTCGCCTTCTTCCCGACGGTCTCGTCCGGCCCGATCGACCGGTCGCGCCGGTTCCTGCAGGATGCGCAGCGACGTTTCACGCCCGGGGAATACCTGGCGATCCTCGGCCGGGGACTGTGGCTGATGGTGCTCGGGGCCTTCTACAAGTTCGCCCTGGCGACGCTGATCGCGGGATGGATGCGTGACCTGCCGGATTCGCGCTGGGGCACCGTCCGCTACATGTACTACTACGGCTTCAACCTGTTCTTCGACTTCGCGGGGTATTCGCTGATGGCGGTCGGGGCGTCGTATCTGTTCGGCATCCGGACCCCGCAGAACTTCAGGCTGCCGTTCCTGTCGGAGTCGATCAAAGATTTCTGGAACCGCTGGCACATCACACTGTCCTTCTGGCTGCGCGACTACGTCTACACGCGACTGCTGATGGCGTTCATGCGCCGTAAGGTGTTCAAGGACAAGGTGCGGGCCTCGCATGTGGCGCTGCTGGTGAACATGACCCTGATGGGGATCTGGCACGGCAGCGAGTGGTACTACATCGTCTACGGCGTCTATCACGGCGTGCTGCTGGTGTTGAACGACATCTACGAGCGCAAGTCCGGTTTCTACAAGAGGCATCACAAGGCAACCTGGTATCGCCTGCTGGGCATCGTGGTCACATTCCACCTGGCGATGTTCGGTTTCCTGCTGTTCTCGGGGCATCTCGCCCGCTAA
- the dltC gene encoding D-alanine--poly(phosphoribitol) ligase subunit DltC, with protein sequence MTEVEQKVSALISQVCDTDEVLADPDLDLFEAGLIDSMGFVELLFGLEQEFGIQVPPTEIERDDVSTVNKILAFVNEKL encoded by the coding sequence ATGACGGAAGTTGAACAGAAGGTCTCCGCCCTGATCTCCCAGGTCTGCGACACCGACGAGGTACTGGCCGATCCCGACCTGGATCTGTTCGAGGCCGGCCTGATCGACTCCATGGGTTTCGTCGAGCTGCTGTTCGGGCTGGAGCAGGAGTTCGGCATCCAGGTGCCGCCCACCGAGATCGAACGCGACGACGTCTCGACGGTCAACAAGATCCTCGCCTTCGTCAACGAGAAGCTGTGA
- the dltD gene encoding D-alanyl-lipoteichoic acid biosynthesis protein DltD yields the protein MRRRRASQVVGVLVGSALFAGFFFTPALPAFFSAEVFAQGPTGMSKRELFYATTMERLRDPTAYSQAVAAAPESNRNLLLLGSSELSSPAPQNPARFFPHHVSDFDLFISGRGYTQSLYQAISLSATASQTPMKKVALIVSPQWFTRDGELPEAFQDVFSAEDYNRMLGDSSLSDDLRQRIVARADALRQVSSQPAARLDRVELAVGGRVGLAKSAIEGAGYTAPYSVAEGSVPASQVDWDAHLAQATQEGAAASSNDLNIEDNYYKTYVEPALEKSKGSMSTLDYSADSPEYGDLNLFLEVAKAHGIEVMLISVPVHGKWYDYTGYPAERRAQYYEKIRQLAAQHGARLADFSSHEYDPYFLYDVMHLGWKGWLYVNQACVDFATS from the coding sequence GTGAGGCGTCGCAGGGCAAGCCAGGTCGTCGGCGTCCTCGTCGGGTCGGCTCTGTTCGCGGGCTTCTTCTTCACCCCGGCGCTGCCGGCGTTCTTCAGCGCCGAGGTGTTCGCACAGGGTCCGACGGGGATGTCGAAGCGGGAGCTGTTCTACGCCACCACCATGGAACGGCTGCGCGACCCCACGGCCTATTCGCAGGCGGTGGCAGCCGCACCGGAATCCAACCGGAACCTGCTGCTGCTCGGCTCGTCGGAACTGAGCTCACCGGCTCCGCAGAACCCGGCCCGGTTCTTCCCGCACCACGTCAGCGACTTCGACCTGTTCATCTCGGGGCGCGGCTACACGCAGTCGCTGTACCAGGCGATCTCGCTGTCCGCGACCGCCTCGCAGACGCCGATGAAGAAGGTGGCGCTGATCGTCTCTCCCCAGTGGTTCACCCGCGACGGAGAACTGCCGGAGGCCTTCCAGGACGTGTTCTCCGCCGAGGACTACAACCGGATGCTGGGTGATTCCAGCCTGAGCGACGACCTGCGGCAGCGGATCGTCGCGCGAGCCGATGCCCTGCGGCAGGTCTCGTCGCAGCCGGCGGCGCGGCTGGACCGGGTGGAGCTGGCCGTCGGCGGCCGGGTGGGACTGGCCAAGTCGGCCATCGAGGGGGCTGGCTACACCGCGCCATACTCGGTCGCGGAGGGGTCGGTGCCAGCGTCGCAGGTCGACTGGGACGCTCATCTGGCGCAGGCCACGCAGGAGGGTGCCGCGGCCTCCAGCAACGACCTCAACATCGAGGACAACTACTACAAGACCTACGTCGAACCGGCGCTGGAGAAGTCGAAGGGGTCGATGTCCACTCTGGACTACTCGGCCGACTCCCCGGAGTACGGCGACCTGAACCTGTTCCTGGAGGTCGCGAAGGCTCACGGCATCGAGGTGATGCTGATCAGCGTCCCGGTGCACGGCAAGTGGTACGACTACACCGGCTACCCGGCCGAGCGGCGGGCCCAGTACTACGAGAAGATCCGGCAGCTGGCTGCCCAGCACGGCGCCCGCCTGGCGGACTTCTCCTCGCACGAATACGACCCGTATTTCCTGTACGACGTGATGCATCTGGGATGGAAGGGGTGGCTGTATGTCAACCAGGCCTGTGTCGATTTCGCGACTTCTTGA